TCATTGGTACCAagtagatagtagtgatagaggcttcatagactagatagtgatgagtcaaTTGAGTATtcctatccttgagttattcttgtcaaattattttaatgacaaatattttagttgatctgttggcccatggcctttattcttcgagttggatgggtgatttgagttgcccgctaaattattctttatttttaaattttccgctgaatgaatgaatgaacggatgtgtgatcaggctatgtggtttgcttgggagccagaaatggtttctgagtgccggttacatctagggtaccctcccggggcgtgaaaAATAAATCTTTTTCTGGTGCTCTAGGTTCAGTATAGTGTCTCGTAGCCACTCCAGATCTATCTCTCCTAACTTGGCCTCATATTCAGTATTGGAGGTGTCAGGGACCTTTAGTACAACATTAATGTAGTGGGGACTCACGAGGATGTCCACTCCTCGAATACAGATGGTGACGTGGGAATTGTCCCAACATACTGTGGGAAGGATAGTGTAGAAATCTCTCACCCAAACAGTGCGTGCGGAGGGAGGGGATTCTGTCAAGGGGCCAAACCAAACTCCTCTAGGCTAGAATGGAAGGTAGGTATCTTGGTCGCCACTCCCAGCATGTAAAACCCTCTTTTGGATAGAAACATGTTGTTTCGATAGTCGTGATATCTCTCTCTGGTAGAGGCATCAGGAAAGCGTACAAAGAAAAGGTTGGCGGCGTTGTTGTGGGCCATAACGTCGTACCtataaatttgaagaatttcagTTAGAACTCCACAATATAAGTGTAAAAGCTGAAGGTAGCGGGAAGAAGGGGAGGAAAATCCCCCAATGGTGAGGCCACTACTGAGAGATATCCCGCCAAAGCGTGGTTCATATGGGAAGAACACCAGGTGGGTTCATGGTGCCTCCCCACCCTAAATCACTtgttttcttcaaaatatttgcTGATCAGTACTTCTAAGTGTCCTAACATCCTTATTTGCAAAGGAGTTTGgttcaaaaaattcaaatagtTGGCATaattaaagttttggccaagaaGAACCTTTCAACTTCCACTCCTTTGTTCTAAATAGATTTGGGTAAAATTAGTTGCTAACCTTACCCTAAGATGTTGACATCATGGATGTAAGGGAAGGGTCCATGCTACGTTAATCTACCAATGCAAGCAATGTTTTTCAAAGAAGGTTGAAAAACTACCCTATTGGCCTTTTATTCTACTGATTCTTACCATGCTATCATTAGAATGTAAATAATAGCTTAAATCTAAATTATGGACAAGATCCTTATCGTAAAGTAGACGATCAAAGTGGGGAGTTTGAGAGTGTTTTGGGGAAGTTTGATGAGGGAATATGAAGAATGGGGAGAAACCATTCTTCTCCCCCAACCTTTACTGGCCGCGATGTCTTGCCAGAGCGGCAGGATTTCCGCTCTAGCTGCGCCGGTTTAGCGAAAAGAATCCCACCAGAACGGGATGGGGTGGGGCAATATGGTTGGAAAGTTGGTCCAGTTCTCTTTAAGTAATCCTTGTCGGGCGTGTATTCAAGATACTTCCATTCATACCGTAATTCGGAGTACGCGAATTTTCTCCTAGGCTATAGACCGTAGTCGTTCTTTCAAATGTGCCCTAACCAGTTTGTGTTTTCTCCTcatgtatcattcagagacaaAGAaggataaattggtatctattataacgaCCTGAACCATTGTTAATTAAGATTAGAAGAAATCACAAGAAAATTTACTCAACTGAATTCCACCATCCTGCCAGAACGAGATGGTTCCGCCATAGTAGCACCACTAGAGCGGGAATATGGCCGCTAGAGTGGGAGAATGTGGGACAGAACTTAAGTtgcaattttcttatttttcccaCTTTTCCAAGAGTAGGTTAGAGGCGGGAGTTACTGCAAAAATCTCCAAAGGCTACTGCTGACTTGGGAAGAAGAGGGAAAAGAATTTTAGCAATGAaagattttcaaatgatggaatTCAGTCCTATGTTGCCTGTAGGACATCTGGAACCAAGGATTTCAACTGTATTATCTCTTCACAATTGTTTGatgcccaggtaggctaggcttctcttaTATGAGTAGTTAAATCTATACTTATTGTGTAGTATAGAAGGGGATTTAATGAGAAATCGTATAACTAAGTTATGGATCACGGATCATAGGCAAATATATGGGTAACATTAGGGGTCTAACTTCAAGTGACGTAGGTAAGAAAGTTAGGTAATGAATTTAAGAGAAGTTGGCCGTGATGTTATGGTATTTAGATAGGTGAAGTTGTAAATTCGTAGTTATATGTTCATTGATATAAAATATGTGGTTATTTGCAATAAATCTTAGGGGTTAATAACGttggtgatggttttgttttccATATAtgtttcatgtacttgttaaaCTGTTTCATGGTATGCATGTGTATATGACTAGGGAAGTACATCATCGAATATTTGAAATGACCACTTACTGACCTGTGTTGTGATGGTTCTGTTCTTGGTTATATAATGTAGATTATTGTTGGTAATTTGTGGTTGATTTGCataattagatcgggtgtcacgttacgacacatattggatcgggtgtcacgttacgacacatattggatcgggtgtcacgttacgacacatattggatcgggtgtcacgttacGACACATATTGAATCGGCTATCATGTTCCGACATacatttgaatcgggtgtcacattctgacatgttcatgaatcgggtgtcacattctgacatgtTCATGAATCGGGTGttacgttccgacacatatatggGAATTGGGTCCCCTGAGAAGGCTAACTGTGTGTGTGGATGGTTCCATAAGAGAACTCGACGATGTCTGTATTCTGTGTACTAGTGAGGTTAGCTGTAAAAGAGCTAGGAAAAGAGGACTTATAAAGGAATCCGTTTAATTGTGGTATGTTAGCcgtaatttaatattttctacGTAGAAACTCACTATTTATAATTGtagatatatttttattcttataattgtagatatatttttattctattatttttctattttcaacCTAAGAACTAACCTCAAAACTACACTATTCAGTATATACCATTGTAATATAGTACAATCACTCCTACAATTTATAATAGTCATTTTACGTCTAACAAAAGgggaaaaaattatatttgaattatttataattataaatcAGCAGCAGACTAAAAGATTAGTAATAGTGCAttcacatatatattttttcttttttcaagcTCTCCGGGGCTTAATTTCTTTCTGTGTGACGATGTTGCCACCtatcaataagaaaaaaatgacaaCAATGGTGAATTTGTTTAGTTACGTATGGTCCATAATTAAATAacactttttttatataaatatgttaGATTTAGGGTAAATGATCAAAATAAACACATTTTGTTATATAATATTAAGCATCATTTCAATTAAGTGAAATAtattgaggatcaaaatgaatACCTTTGTTATACATTATGGATCATTTCAATCAAGTGAAATATATTAAGGACCAAGATAAAATATTATCCATACCTTCAGaattattttgatcattttctctCTATTTATATGAGCAGAAGGTAGCAGTATTCGAAATGCATGCAAATTGACCGAAACATCCTTGCATACATATTAGAtttcaaacaaaacaaaaaaaaaattggggagGGGAGGGGGGAAGGGGTGTGTGTGGGGAACCATGGGAGAAGTGATGAGGTGGGTGGTGAATAATGATGTATGTTAGTCCTGGCACATGAGCAGCGCATGGTGACAATATTTAACAGAAATTGATGAGAACGTGAATGGCACTCATGTAATCACGTCTAATCCAAGGCTACTATTCTTTCTCTCTTCCTATTTATACTCTCTTCCCTCTCCATTTTTAATCAATTAAAACAAAGCTTACATCCTAGGAAATTAACAACAAAGGAGAAATACAAAGAGACAAGACAACAACGTAACTCTACGTACTtgggaaaaaaaacaaaaaaaaaacgaaaCATGTCGTGGCAAACCTATGTAGATGATCACTTGATGTGTGACATTGAAGGTACAGGTCACCATCTCTCTTCTGCAGCGATCCTCGGGTTTGAAGGCAGTGTCTGGGCTCAGAGTCCCAATTTCCCTAAGGTATGGATCTTGTATATTTTGTTACGGTCACGAGTCCCATATATTGTGTTACTATATGAGAACAGAACATTTGAAACAGTGCCAATGTGGATTAGTATTTATGTGTCCATATAAttaatttctcttttattttctgATTTCTGGGTTTGGATCTTTCGTGTTTAGCTAGATCTGTTATATATTGATCGTTAAGTTTTTTATAAGAAGTAAGATTTGATCTTGATTTGGCGATGAAATTCAATGTACATTTAGGAGAATAGGCTCACTGGAGATTTATAAACATTCTTCTCAATTCGCTCACTTAGGAAAATCACATCTATTGATGGACCGGTGCTACCTTTGTTTGATttgacaataaaaataataagtaacCCTTTGTTTTCTCATCACCATGCCTAAAAATTTGGCCAGTGAGTGATGGAATTCCAAAAATTTAttacaattatttattttttattttttagcgGAATGGATATAGAGATCAATTAATATAACGAATTGCAGTGAATTTAAGGTTGATGCGTAGTTAATTGTTAATGTTTACAACCCTTTTGcgtataacaattgattttgCGTATCCAGTTTAAAGCAGATGAGATCACTAATATCATGAAAGATTTTGAGGAACCTGGACATCTAGCTCCAACGGGTCTATTCCTTGCTGGGACAAAATACATGGTCATCCAAGGAGAGCCTGGTGCTGTTATTCGTGGTAAAAAGGTAATCCTTCAtagaaataaagatttaaatttAATGAATTTGATTGCACTTTTGAAATTAATAGTTGTTGAATGTTACTATGTTAAAAGTACCACTGCACCTATTACTCGTTTGTGACAATGTTTTTGGActtaaaattttttaatttctattttttgaatggttgtaattttttttttttttgtgtgtaggGAGCTGGTGGTATAACCATCAAGAAGACTGGCCAAGCACTGATTTTTGGTATCTATGAGGAACCAGTGACTCCAGGACAGTGCAACATGGTGGTTGAGAAAATTGGTGACTACCTTGTTGACCAGGGATTTTAATTAGTCTCtctaactttaaaattcattctctaactttaaaattcattattgCATAATAGaattttgttgtattttctAGGGCCAAATTGGCTTTGgagttattttcttttcttttttgggaaAATAACAAGCAGCATGAGACATTTTCTCTTTTAGggttgctatatatatatttccctttttgttccaAATTTACTTCAACAACATTGTGTATTCAGCATTTTGTAGACATTTTATTAAAAGTCTGAAAGCAATTCTCTGTGGACATGATAtgatattaattgaatttcttGTCTAAAATACAATGGCTACTAGTTTTCTTGTATTATGCAGAATCTCAAAACAATGCAAAGCTCACTTGAACACAATCTTGCATTTAATGTCATGTTAATAGAgcaattattctatttttataaTCAGAAAAGCCGGAAAAAGAATTAAATAGAAATGTAGAAGAAGTAGAAAATTGTTCTGCTCACCCAAGTTATTTGTATGTCCGTAAGAAATTTTAACTCCCTCAGTCTCACTATTGCCTATGATTTGGATTACTTCCGTCTAAAATAGAACTGAAAAATATTCATGTAATAGTATATAAATTACAGAACTCCGGCGAACTCAAACGACGGAGCAAAAATCTACTAGACACTTATGTTTTTGCTTATGAAAACGATGCAAAAAAATACAGAAGAGAGGGGGAAAATGTTTTCTTATTTTCGATAGTGAAAAACTGAGCCAAAACATTCAAATTTAAAGCCACAAGTTTGGATACTAAACAGGTTCGGCCGTGCAGGCATGCATGTTCGTTAAAGGCAATGTCTGCTTGAAATACATATAATCACCGTCTGAGAATTTGAAAAAATCCGCGAATtttcaacaaaaatattttgcagaaaatatggaaattgaaaaataaacaaTGGCAACAGTAAataaatttgatccaaaatttatatcaatcaaatcatttgatCAAATCTAAATCCAAAATCGAGCGATAACTATTAGAATTCAAATTAAGCCATTACGTTTAGTCAAAAATGACGGCactaaaattgatgaaaaaattGCAAATTTGGAATCAAATTGCATAAAGTTTAGTAAAAAAATGGCGGCACTAAAGTTGATGAAGAAGTAGCCAATTTGAAATCAAATTGCATAAAGTTCCTACATGATAATGGCATCTTATGGATTTGAAGTATTTGGTCAAAAAAGGAGACAAGATCATATTCCCAAAGCTTCTATATGACGGCTttgttttgatatatatatgtgtgaggCATCCATGTATACGAAAATATATGTTCTAAGAAATAGTGCAttagaaaagaaagaatagaaagcGAAGCTCTTATGAAAAAGTGAAGTGCCGAAGCATTTATTGTGAGAAAGTTGTGAGAgttttatttttgtgtgtgtaatATTTTGCTCCTTGTGTAATAAGAATTATTTTGGTCCACTACGCTTCCAACAAGTTGTATCAGAGCTCGGTTTTATACATACCACGATGTTAAATATGTTCCAGTTTCAACTCccaaaattaacaaaataaaattatggcAACTAGAGTGTCCAGATGAAAGTCCTACTTGGTGCAATCGATTGTTGGGATCTGGTTGAAATCGGTAACGATATACTGACAAATGTAGAGCTGAGGTGGCTCTATCAAATGAAGAAAAACGAGTgctaagaaaaaaatgagaaagagaTAGAAAAGCGTTGAACGCAATTCATCAAAGTATTGATGAATCAACCTTTGAAAAAATCTCTGGTGCAAAGACATCAAAGGAGGCGTAGGAGAGTTTGCAAAAATCTTTTCAAGGAGCAGAAAAAGTGAAAAAGGTACGTTTGCAAATCCTTAGAGATAGATTTGAGacattgaaaatgaaaacgtTAGAAAACGTGGATGATTATGTCACCTGAGTTAAATCGGTAACAAACGAAATAAAAAGAAACAGAGAAGTTCTTGATGATGTTAGAATCATGAAAAAGATTTTGCGGTCATTGGCACACAAATTCAATTACGTACATTATAAGAAAAACGGCTATTAAGGACAataaaaatggtcccaaaaaatCTAAATTTGGTCCTTAAAGGTTAATAGCGATCGGAAAAATTTGATCGCCACCCGTCCCTACAAGCTTCGCCGCTAAATGTCAATTGCGACGGGGTTCAATCACTGATCCTTAAAGTATTATAGCGACTAGAAAAAATTTGATCCCTAAATCACCTTTAGAGACCACTTTGCTGGCCCCTTAGCATAAACTTTACTAATCCTAAAAAGTTATTTTGGACCAGAAATCTGATCCTTAAAAGTGCTCTATCAACCATAAATGGTCCCTAAACAATACATGAACTTTtcccacaaatattttttaacttccaatatatatatatatatatatatatatataatcacaaCATAAACAAAATTATCAAAAGTATTATGCTtgcatattataaatgtataaCATCTCACTTGTATTTGCAAGAAAGTCAAAGAAAGACAAAAGAGGAGGCACCGTCTAGAAAAAAGTTGGCAGCAACTTTTGGAAAAGTTGTTGCCTcttttgatagaaaactttgataggAAATTAACGCGTAGAAAATTAACGCGCAATTTTTTTACGCgtttttattttctataaatagagggcattttttcctcatttaattcattcagaaaaaaaagagagtaaaaatacaaagagagttatacaccaagaaaaatattgtagtcttgagtgtcctctttagtagttgttccttttataagacataagtgttaattattgttttcttcttgtatttaagaacagtgtactcccatattatcatagtaagataCTTCTACCCGTGGTTTCTCCCCTTTATCTGTTTGAAAGGTTTCTATATAAAATtttcgtgtctaatttatttttattatttattatcatatcaaattttagttgtggtgcttcctcccccaacagtggtatcagagctatcGGTTATTCTTTCTATTTTATGCAAAGGAACTATCtctgaatagtaaattttcttgaatagtaaaattcagtGAAAAGTACTATTTATGTGAATAGTAATTTTGGTGATGGTATATTTTATCATGAttgttcacaaaaatattcagaaatgatctagaagggtgtgaatcAAATAATAATGTCgaatacaacaaagtttgacgttgagaaattcaatgggactaatttctattgtgaaaaatgaaaataaaagcgatattaagaaaggacaattgcttagctgcaattgaaggaaGGACCATATACTTCACTGATGatagcaagtggaacgacatagacagcaatgcAGTTGTTGATCTACACTTAgtactagctgatcaagtgttatCTAGTGTGGCTAAAAAATAGACTGCGAAAGaaatatgagatactcttacgggattgtatgaggccaagtctttcataatgaaatcttcttaaaaagaagattgtatacccTTCGAATGACAGAGTCCATGTCAATTACTGAatacatcaatactttgaatactctattttcgcaacgTACAACAATAGCTTggaaaatagaggggactgaacatGCGGAGCTTcgacttcaaagtctgcctgactcgtatgatcaaatTATCATCAACCTAACGACAGACaatctagttttcgatgaaattgcagctgccgtcttaaaagaagaaaattgatgcaaaaataagaaagatagacaagcaagttcgcagcaagctaaagttttgatgatggtgagaggaagaccaacggaatgtggccccagtgggagtcacaatcatggtagatatcaatcaagaagtaagaagaatatcaagtgttacaactgtggcaagaaagggcacttcaagaaggATTGTTGGTTCAAGAAGAATAGTCAACACCCTGAGTCATCAAATGCTTAAGGAAATATTACAAGTACCTCGGATGAtagcgatattttatgtagtgaagcaatattAAATAATGAAGGTAGAAAATATTTCACTGATGTCTAGATCATGGACACAAGAACAACATGACACATGACTTCctggagagaatggttccatcaatataatcctatctcaagagggtctgtgttcatagGAGACGATCATGCTTGGggtgttattggtattgggtccatcaaaataaagatgtatgatggcatgGTATGCACCATCCAAGAGGTACGatatgtaaaagacttgaggaagaatctattgtctgtaggacaattagatgataatgggtgttcatataagactcatggtagagtcatgaaaatatcaaaaagagagcttgtagtgatgaaagcggaaaaacttgctgcaaatctatatttgatgaaaggtgaaacacaccaagaaggagaagcattaAATGCATCAGCAAGTTAATTTAAAGAATCAATGATGATATGGCATCATAAATTTAGCCATATATCGGAATGAGGTTTgtagattcttgctgagcaaaagcttcttctagagctcaaaaaggttttactacccttttgtgagcattgtgttaccagtaagcaaaatagattgaagtttagcagttcctctgctaaaagtaaggaaatattagatctaATCCACTCTGATGTTTGGCAAGCACCGATGGAGTCCCTgagaggagcgaa
This Solanum dulcamara chromosome 1, daSolDulc1.2, whole genome shotgun sequence DNA region includes the following protein-coding sequences:
- the LOC129888832 gene encoding profilin-1; the encoded protein is MSWQTYVDDHLMCDIEGTGHHLSSAAILGFEGSVWAQSPNFPKFKADEITNIMKDFEEPGHLAPTGLFLAGTKYMVIQGEPGAVIRGKKGAGGITIKKTGQALIFGIYEEPVTPGQCNMVVEKIGDYLVDQGF